From Syngnathus typhle isolate RoL2023-S1 ecotype Sweden linkage group LG5, RoL_Styp_1.0, whole genome shotgun sequence:
ACTCAGCGCGTCACAGGCGATTCTCTCCCGGGCGAGTCTTTTGAAATGTGTTTCCATTTGTCTTTGCTTAAGGCACGGGGAAAGGGGGTGACAATTTCAACATGGAGATGTCCCAGGTGGGCTTTAGCGCTCACGCCTCTAGCAAAAAGGTACGTCGATACTTTTATTGGGTATTTTTCAAGTTTGAGGTTGTACAGACAGCAGTTGTACAAAAACAGCTCCTAATTTGTTATTCAGTGCCATTTTACATTTCCTTCAATCGTCCAAAGGGCAGTCGTCATTGAGCAATGCGTAGTCTGCCTAGCGACGAGTGACAGAAATGATGTGACTGTAATGGACGTCCAATCCCTCTTCTTTTTAGACAACAAACTAGCTGAGGGTAGACTGAACAGATTAGTCGGCGAGTCCATTCTACGACTCCCGGTTCACGTTTTAAAGCTTGAAAGAGACCCGATTCGTCGACGCCGTACGATTGACAAAACAAACAGTTTCTCATTCTACTGTACCGTCACTATTTTGTGGAAGTCAAAAGTTGGTTCACAGCTTTTTCTGTTGAAGGACATGACGATGCTGGGAGCAGTGGGCGCCTACGGTTGGGCCGGAACCGTCGTCCACCAAATGGGCTCCAAAGTGGATGTTCTCCCCGTCTCAGCCTTTGAGGGAACTCTTCAAGATAGAAACCACAGCTCGTTGCTAGGTAGAAAACATACGGTGACGACAAGCCACAATATACAGCAGACTTCCATTTGATGGCTTCTTTTGTTTTATCGGATGTTTTGCAGGTTACTCTGTCTGCATGCTGAGCGACGGCGCTGCGGAATATTTTGTGGCCGGCGCGCCTCGCTCCAACCACTCCGGACAAGTCATCGTCTACAGCTACAACGCTCCGAAGCAATTCACCATCATCGATTCGGAACGAGGAAAGCAGGTACGCCGACTGAGCGGAACCCGCAGCATAACGCCGATGGCTCAACCGTCGCCTTTTGCCTTCTAGATTGGGTCTTATTTTGGTGGCGTCCTGTGCGCGCTGGATGTTGACAAAGACGGGGTGACGGACCTGCTGCTGGTCAGCGCGCCCATGTTTATGAGCGAGCAGAAGAGAGAGCAAGGCCGTGTTTACATCTTCACCGTCACTAAGGTGACACGCGGCGGCAGTCGCTTGTTTTCACTGCTGCTAAAATGGCCGCCTTCTAAGAACGGtttcttttatttctatttccatCTCTCGCGTTGTGATCTGAAGGGTATCCTGAATGAGCAAGGATTCCTCCAAGGCACTCCCCCCGCCGAGAACGGGCGTTTCGGGACAGCCGTGTCGGCAATTCCCGACCTGGACCATGACGGTTACAATGACGTCGTCGTCGGAGCGCCCCTAGAGGACAAAGGAAGAGGCGTCCTTTATATCTACAATGGGAGGAAGAAGACGTTAGACAAGCAGTTCTCGCAGGTACTCACATGTTCTTTGTGGGTTTGAGATGGCCAACACAACTTGTTTCATGGTCTTTGTTCAGAGAATATACGGTTCTAAAATGGATCCTCAAGTGAAGTTTTTTGGCCGCTCCCTCGATAGCTACAAAGACCTGAACGACGACACGCTCGCTGACATCTCAGTGGGTGCATATGGAAAAGTGGTCCAGCTCTGGTGAGACCAAGTTCCGACCAAGTGTGTCTCACGTCTGTCATccaggatgattttttttttcaattgtccTCCAGGTCCCGAGGTGTGGCCACGCTCTCTGCCACTGCTTCCTTTAAACCCGAGAAGATCAACATTTTCAGCAAATCTTGTGACGTCAATGGACGCAAGATGACGTGTTTCAACAGCAACCTCTGTTTCAGCCCGACCTTCAGGCCCCAAAATCCAGTCGGACCCATGGGTAAATCCGATCGGCTTGCTTTTCTTTGTAACGGCAGCTGAATTGTCTTGTCTTTTTCTAGATGTCACCTACACTTTGACCCTGGACGCCGATTTGCAGGCTTCTCGCGTGACCTCCCGAGGACTCTTCATGAAAAATAATGAGCGCGTGTTAACGGAGAACGCCAAGATATCAACTGGGATTCAGTGTCAAGACTTCCAAGTCTACGTGCAGGTAGTCGCTGAGTGCTATTGCGTAATTCCGACCTCTGTGCTGCTTTTGCCGATGCGATCATATTTGTTTTGGCATCAGGAGACGCCCGATTTTGTCAATTCAGTCAGTTTGAAGGTGGAAATCGAGCAGCGGAACGCCGACGCCAACCCGGTCCTTGACGTCTTCTCGACGTCCGCCTGGGAGTTCTTTGTAAGTTGCCGTCCCATTTCACGGCTCGCCTCGGGAGTTATTAGTCATTTTGCAGACGCTCATATTTGATGATTACACTTTTCAAAACACCCGAATGAGTGACTTAAGCTACAGAGTGTGACGTGCGCCCGTGTTTTCAGATCCCCTTCACTAAGGACTGTGGCTCTGACGAGGTGTGCGTCAGCGATCTGGTGCTGAGCGTGAAGACGGACACCGAGGGGACCAGGTAAGATGCCCACAGGAGACTTAGCGGTATGTCTATGGTCTTCCGATACCTGTTTGCGTTTTGAACTCACAGGAGTGAATGTCTGGCGTCAATGTTTAACTATGAGAGTTGCTTAACCCCGATCCCTTCATAATAATGTGTGCTTATTTGTTTCAGCTCAGCTCCTTTTCTGGTCAGCACCAATAAGCAGGAGCTGTCTTTCAAGGTCACAGTGAAGaacaagaaagaaaatgcttataacacgCAAGTGTTGGCCACCTATTCGGCCAACCTCTTCTACTCTTCGGTATTTCCTCCCGTAAGTCGTATTttggtgtattattattattatgattagcTCTAGCCTTTCTATTAGTAGCAATATGAAtcaatttatattatattatgacATTGGTGCTGAATTGAAAGAATGTAAAATGTACTGTGGATTTGATTGAAATTTGGGAAAGAGGAACCAtgtcttaaataaataaataaataaataaataaataaataaataaataaataaataaataaataaataccgtattttccggactataaggcacacctaaaaacctaaaattttctcaaaagccgacagtgcgccttatagtccggtgcgccttatatatggaccatattcctaaatttaaactggcccgaagcattgtgtcatgaaatcaatcataagtggcccgctgaagactatgattcatgaatcaaaaagactatggatcattattttgtgattataaagtaacttgttgcgtctgaagttgaaataaaaaagataaaatggagaatgatttgatttggattcaaaatctgacatgatgcattaatggtgcgccttatagtccggtgcgccttatataaggacaaagttttaaaatgggccattcattgaaggtgcgccttatagtccggaaaatacggtaaataaataaataaaaaaataaaaaaataaataccgaACTGAGCAAATTTAACACTGTGATGCTTTCAATCCGTTTTGAAATATGAAAGTTAAAAAATGACGCGGACTGAATCCTTAACAGACCGAAGGAGTGAAATGCACCTCAACGCAAGAGCAAACTGTTGTTTGCCAAGTGGGATACCCGGCTTTAAAAAATGACCAAATGGTGAGTGCAAGCAAACTCAGCTCTTTATTTTCTCTCACACCAGCATGTTTGCTCAAACTTGTGTTGGTTCTTCCTAGATGAAATTTCAGCTCAATTTCCAATACAACCTCAATCATCCACTCAGTCGGGCAAAGGTCAAGTTCGAGGCTAAAAGGTAACCTGCTGGAGATAAGAATGAGGAAAAataatggttttttttccttttactaTAAGTTGCCTTCTTTGCAGCGACGGTAAAGAGCAGGTCCCGTCAGACAACCGAGTGGACGTGTCCATTCCTCTTCAATACGATGCAGGCGTTGTTTTATCCAGGTGATTTTTTTGGTTGACAAATACATTTAGAATCAGAAACATAGCCAAGTATACAAATCAGATTATTTGCTGTT
This genomic window contains:
- the itga2.2 gene encoding integrin alpha-2 isoform X2, with translation MSLGMTLTRLPAVNGLMTCGPLWAQRCGDQNYYPGICSRLSPLFQPQPAFAPAVQTCGGPMDIVIVLDGSNSIYPWAPMREFIEKLLPTLEIGPQNTQVSVIQYAVQPKIEFPLNQYQTRAELLNAASQLKQMQGSSTNTFHAIEYASQWGFNPVYGARPTASKVMVVVTDGESHDQPFRDTVIAECEKQGITRFGIAVLGYYTRNNIDTDNLIKEIKSIASAPTGNYFFNVSEEAALSNIAGTLGSRIFNIEGTGKGGDNFNMEMSQVGFSAHASSKKDMTMLGAVGAYGWAGTVVHQMGSKVDVLPVSAFEGTLQDRNHSSLLGYSVCMLSDGAAEYFVAGAPRSNHSGQVIVYSYNAPKQFTIIDSERGKQIGSYFGGVLCALDVDKDGVTDLLLVSAPMFMSEQKREQGRVYIFTVTKGILNEQGFLQGTPPAENGRFGTAVSAIPDLDHDGYNDVVVGAPLEDKGRGVLYIYNGRKKTLDKQFSQRIYGSKMDPQVKFFGRSLDSYKDLNDDTLADISVGAYGKVVQLWSRGVATLSATASFKPEKINIFSKSCDVNGRKMTCFNSNLCFSPTFRPQNPVGPMDVTYTLTLDADLQASRVTSRGLFMKNNERVLTENAKISTGIQCQDFQVYVQETPDFVNSVSLKVEIEQRNADANPVLDVFSTSAWEFFIPFTKDCGSDEVCVSDLVLSVKTDTEGTSSAPFLVSTNKQELSFKVTVKNKKENAYNTQVLATYSANLFYSSVFPPTEGVKCTSTQEQTVVCQVGYPALKNDQMMKFQLNFQYNLNHPLSRAKVKFEAKSDGKEQVPSDNRVDVSIPLQYDAGVVLSRKSNINFYVANSTTTPVTMVKTLDDIGPEFNFTVKISTGNFPVSLLYLTVSLPMSTKGGNPLLYLTSVDTQVGGAVSCDSVGLADPLRIGVKDHQASFTEESLRGVEKLDCQSAKCQKIKCLLKDAEVSSDYYVKVKTRIWSGTFITALYQTTELISTVEVESSNPDLFIIRLKELPVVVTVSKPGATGDVPVGVIVGSVIGGLVLLGLAVALLWKFGFFKRKYQQLQKDADAQSHDDGVL